One Dioscorea cayenensis subsp. rotundata cultivar TDr96_F1 chromosome 19, TDr96_F1_v2_PseudoChromosome.rev07_lg8_w22 25.fasta, whole genome shotgun sequence genomic window, TCCTCTCAGACTGGCCATCTGTCTGTGGATGAAATGCTGTACTGAATGTCAATCTGGTACCCAGAGCTGACTGTAGACTTCTCCAGAACCTTGAAATGAACCTCGAATCACGATCGGATGTGATCGACACAGGAATGCCATGCAGCCGCACAATCTCCCCAAGGTACAACTCAGCTAGTTTCTCAAGACCCAAACCAGGTTTTAGAGGCAGAAAGTGTGCTGACTTGGTTAGGCGATCCACAATCACCCACACAGACTCATGCTTCCGCCGAGTACGGGGCAACCCAGTCACAAAATCCATCGTGATGTGCTCCCACTTCCACTCTGGTATCGGTAACGGCTGAAGGTAACCGGCTGGTCTCTGATGCTCTGCCTTTACCTGCTGACAGGTAAGACAGTGGGCGACGAAAGTAGCTATTTCTCGCTTCATGTTGTTCCACCAGTAATGTTCCTTAAGTCCTCTGTACATCTTCGTACCTCCAGGATGGATCGTGTAGCTCGAGTAATGGGCCTCCTCCAGAATATCTCTCTTCAAACTAGGATCATCGGGTACGCAAACTCGGTCTCCAAATCTGATGGTACCATCCTCATGCACTCGGAACTGAGATATCTCTCCTTCTTGAAGTTTAGCACAGATTTCTTGCAATTTGGGGTCCTCCATCTGAGTCTCTTTGATCCTCTGCAGCAAATTCGGTCGGATGTGCATGTTGGCCAGACTAACCCCAGAGTTTGGCGTGACAACCTCCAACTCGAACCTTCTCATCTCTTCCAGAAGTGGTTTCTGCTCAGTCAAATCCGCGGCGGTTCCATAATTATGTCTCCTGCTCAGTGCATCAGCCACTACATTGGCTTTGCCTGGATGATAGTGAACACTAAGGTCATAGTCCTTGATCAGCTCCAACCACCGCCTTTGCCTCATGTTCAGCTCTTTCTGAGTGAAGATGTACTTTAGACTCTTATGGTCTGTGTACACTTCACAAGACTCTCCGTACAGGAAATGCCTCCAGATCTTCAGCGCAAAAACAACTGCTGCCAACTCTAGATCATGAGTGGGGTAATTCTCCTCATGGGGCTTCAACTGCCTTGAAGCATAGGCAATAACTCGACCATTCTGCATCAGAACATACCCCAAGCCTGTCTTACAAGCATCACTGTAGATCACATATCCACAACCACTTTCTGGCAAGGCAAGGATTGGTGCAGATACGAGCCTACGCTTCAACTCCATGAAACACTGCTCGCAAGCTTCAGTCCAAGTAAAACGGGTACCCTTTCTGGTCAGTCTCGTCAAAGGTGCTACTAGACGAGAAAAGTCCTGCACAAACCTCCGATAGTAGCCAGCTAAACCGAGAAAACTCCGAATCTCCCTGACCGTGCTCGGTCTCTTCCAGTCCACGACTGCTTCCACCTTCTTGGGATCCACAGAAACACCATCTTTGCTGATGACGTGGCCCAGGAAAGCCACACTATCGAGCCAGAAGTCGCACTTGGAAAATTTGGCATACAGCTCATGATGTCTCAGTGTCTCCAGTACCAACCTCAAGTGCTCCACGTGCTGCTGCTTGCTCTGCGAGTAAATCAGTATGTCATCAATGAATACAACCACAAATCGATCTAAGTAGTGTCGAAACACCCTgttcatcaaatccatgaatACTGCGGGGGCGTTCGTCAGACCAAACGGCATCACCAGAAACTCATAGTGACCATACCGTGTGCGGAAAGCACTCTTCGGGACGCCCCTCGCCCTCGATTCGAACCCCGATGATATCCAAATCGCAGATCAATCTTGAGAAGACTTGAGCTCCTTGCAATCTGGGTCCAGGAGATCATCAATCCCTCGAGCAAAGGGTATTTATTCTTGACCAGTCACCTTGTTTAACTCACGGTAGTCAATACTGCACCTCGagatccatccttcttcttgacaAACAGACCTTTGGGGCTCCCCAAGGTGACATGCTTGGCCGGATAAAACCTTTCTCCAACAGTTCCTCCAGTTGCTTCTTCAGTTCCTTCAGCTGGTGCCATCCGGTATGGTGCCTTAGATAAAGGAGTTGTGCCTGGAGCCAGATCGATGGCAAACTCCACCTCTCTCACAGGAGGTAACCCGGGAAGATCCTCAGGGAAAACATCAGAGAACTCGCTGACAACAGGTACATCTGCTACTGTGCATCCGGTGCGAGTGGCTTCCGAGACAGAGGCCAAAAAGCCAACGCAACCACCGCTGAGCAGCTTCTGAGCTTGCAAAGAAGAGATCTCTCGAGCTAGGGTGTACCCCTTACTGCCACTAAAGGTGAATTCCTCCTGGTCAGGAAAACAGAAATGCACATTCTTTCTGCGACAGTCCACTACAGCGAACACTGAGGAAAGCCAGTCCATACCGAAAATGATGTCGTAGTCTCGCAGCTCCATCAGGTGCAAATCGGCGAAAAGCTCACGTCTTTCAATGACAACAGAACAAGCTGGTGCTAACCGATTAACGGTCCTCACCGCGCCAACAGGAGTGGCAACACATAGAACATGCAACAAATCCACAACATGCAGAGAATTCTTGCGAGCAAAAGAAGACGATACAAAAGAATGCGTAGCACCAGGATCAAACAAAGCACAAGCATAGCAGGAATGTACTGAAACGATACCTGCAACAACGTCGTGGGATGCCTCGAGCATCCTCCCCGTGTCAAAAGCAAATACTCGCCCCGAGTAAGCGGCCTACCACGGCTGCGGGCCGGGAAGAGGAAGAAGGTCGGGATCATCGTAGGCGCCTTTTCCCGCCCTACCCTCGAGGCACTCTCTTGGGATCGGCTCGAGGCGCCCGTGTGTCGTGACCCTGTCGGGAGCGATCCAGGGGCCGCTCGACAGGTGCACTACGAGTCATGTCGCCTCCCTGGAGCCAAGGCGGACTCTGCGGGCACTGAGCAACAAAGTGGTCCATACTACCACACCGATAACATGCGCCTGCCGCGCGTCGGCACTCCGCCTGAGAATGGCTCCCTCCACAAGTAGGACACTGAACAGCCTGGGTCACACTGCCAAAAGATCTCCTGCCTCCAGAACCTGATGACGAACTCGGGGGTCTGCTATACGGCTGTGACCGGTGCTCTCCTCTAGAATGCCCTGAGCTACTCCCGGAAGACTGACTCTTCCGAGGGTTCTGGCGGTGCCGCTGGTGCTCGTGTCTCCCCTGGTCCTGCGTCTCCTGCCAGGTGATCTCCAGGTTCTTAGCAATATCGACAATCTCAGCAAATGTCTGGTTCAGGAATGGTACAATGGCCCGCCGGATGTGGGTCTTCAAGCCATCTACGAAACGCCTAGACCTGCTGCTCTCATCCGACACTAAGGTCGAAGCAAACTGCGACAGCCTATCAAACTCGGCCTCATACTCCTCCACACTCAAGGACCCCTGCTTCAGACTAAGGAACTGCCTCTCCATCTGCGCTCGCCGGCTCGAAGGGAAATATTTGTCGTAGAAAACTTTCTTGAACTGCTCCCAGGTCCTGAAGGAACTCTCCCCTTTGAGGCGTAGTTCATTCTCAAACCACTGCGCTGCACTGTCCCGCAGCATGAAAGTAGCCAACCTGACCTTGTCTCTATCTGGGCACTGCATAGCTCGGAAGGTCCTCTCTATCTGACTGACCCAATAACCGGCTACCGTCGGGTCAGTGGTCCCTGAGAACTGTGGTGGTGTGTGCCGTCCGAACTCGGCCGATAAGTCTCGGCCACCTCTAGAAGTATGCTGCTGACGCTCAGCACGCAGCAGCAACATCATCTCCCTCATGATGTCGGTCATGGACGCAGGATTCGGTAGCTCTTCCTGCTGTACTTCCTCATCTGATAGTTCAGGGGCCTCCTGCTCCGCTTGCATGGGCTCCGGGGGTGGGCTTGCAGGTCCTCTGCGAGGTCGCCCTCTACCCCTAGGCATGATTCTGCAATTTAAAAGACAGACAGAACTTTAGAACAGGTTACACTACCCAACCCACTCTCAGAACGAACTCTCAAAGATAGACAAAGTTTAAATCAGTAGGGTGACGTCTAACAatgtctctgataccactttaaTCTGTCACGTCCCAGCCCCACAGCCGGGCCCATGGACAGATCGGCCACATCCATTGGGACTGGGTCCCattgggtgcaaggcctcagatttgacctggtcagagtcaaccctaacaaactgataaaaatataaaacaaaaagcaCAAATGGAATACCAGAAACTGAAATACTACAAGTATAGGCTTGAGAAGCCCTACTGAATTCAAATACACTCCCAACAGCTTTCCAAAACACGATATACGGTCAGTACAAGTCTTACACTCACGGGAAAAAGGGTAATACGTAAATACTAATAGAGTAGGCACACGACTCCCGAGACACCCCCGATCCCTAgccttgatcttctcctgcgagaACAGAATTCACAGAatgcatgagccacaagggcccagtaggatcgcagaaaCACAGATAAAGCGGATGTTGCAAAATAATAGATCATAAATTATACAGAATGCAGAATATAGACATAATccaaaaatacgaaaaaaatacGCAGACAGATCATATACATCTCCCGGCTAATAGCAAAATCAACGGTAGCGAGTCGGATCATCGACGGTGAAGTCGGAACGTAATGTAGTATCAACAGCTCGAGCCGGATCTTCGACTCGCAAtcgggggtagcgctactactgaaaaacatgtgcacatggctagggacTTACTCCTCCCTAGTCAGGGCgagccaggaatggagatgtacaaAAAACCGTAGAAAAATATGGAATACAGAcataaatactaattaaatgatgcaaataaataaataaataaataacaagcaaGTAAATGAGTAATTAAaccaaactataaaaaaattaaggaaataacttaaatatataataatttgtcGAAAGTACGAAATTTATGGGTGCGAGAGCCCTACCGGCTCCAAGCTACTGAGTTAGGGTCCACCCAGTCCATGAACTAAGGCTCGCTACCAAAAATCTAACCAACAAAAAGCTATACTTAGAATTTAGCCTTGGGTCGGGCCTATCTACAACTAAGGTCCCGAAGAAAGAATTTACAATTATTGCAAGATAAGACAAGCACAGATCAAATACCTATGTCTATAAATAATAACCCTGATATGCGTAGTTCAAG contains:
- the LOC120284172 gene encoding uncharacterized protein LOC120284172 yields the protein MPRGRGRPRRGPASPPPEPMQAEQEAPELSDEEVQQEELPNPASMTDIMREMMLLLRAERQQHTSRGGRDLSAEFGRHTPPQFSGTTDPTVAGYWVSQIERTFRAMQCPDRDKVRLATFMLRDSAAQWFENELRLKGESSFRTWEQFKKVFYDKYFPSSRRAQMERQFLSLKQGSLSVEEYEAEFDRLSQFASTLVSDESSRSRRFVDGLKTHIRRAIVPFLNQTFAEIVDIAKNLEITWQETQDQGRHEHQRHRQNPRKSQSSGSSSGHSRGEHRSQPYSRPPSSSSGSGGRRSFGSVTQAVQCPTCGGSHSQAECRRAAGACYRCGSMDHFVAQCPQSPPWLQGGDMTRSAPVERPLDRSRQGHDTRAPRADPKRVPRG